A genomic stretch from Falco cherrug isolate bFalChe1 chromosome 1, bFalChe1.pri, whole genome shotgun sequence includes:
- the NKX1-1 gene encoding NK1 transcription factor-related protein 1, with amino-acid sequence MNVSRDKVGDISIPAAAAAAVTAPAAAAGIGGEPCGLHGEGMDSHGEQRLSAGGELPLYSCPGNRDRQGDNQSNTPGQEGAVAALPMVHRTTSFSVLDILDPNKFNSKRRQCAVLYKSVGTDFTLGAEDKPEDSGTELAEQKALAEDFDTCKKSADLIKDGELYKAEDCDLDYSSRPSRSPDSELPDDEELCSEESSSSSSSSSGGSSSAAPGEADPGHLHAEAAEPGCVPPPPPPPPPPPQQPAAGPGGPPQSQQQAKPKRKRTGSDSKSGKPRRARTAFTYEQLVALENKFKSTRYLSVCERLNLALSLSLTETQVKIWFQNRRTKWKKQNPGADTSAPTGGGGGGGGAGGGLGGGALAGGLSPLSHSPPMGNPLSMHGPGSYAGHPAGGLVCAAQLPFLPSPAVLSPFVLGSQTYGAPAFYTPHL; translated from the exons ATGAATGTGAGCAGAGACAAGGTCGGTGACATCTCCATCCCGGCAGCGGCAGCCGCGGCGGTGACAGCCCCCGCAGCCGCGGCGGGCATCGGCGGGGAGCCCTGCGGCTTGCACGGGGAAGGCATGGACAGCCATGGGGAGCAGCGGCTGTCGGCCGGCGGCGAGCTGCCGCTCTACTCCTGCCCTGGAAATAGGGACAGGCAAGGGGACAACCAGAGCAACACCCCCGGACAAGAGGGGGCAGTGGCCGCGCTGCCCATGGTGCACAGAACCACCTCCTTCTCCGTGCTTGACATCCTGGACCCTAACAAATTCAACAGCAAGAGGAGGCAGTGCGCCGTCTTGTACAAATCGGTGGGCACCGACTTCACGCTGGGGGCGGAGGATAAGCCCGAGGACTCAGGGACGGAGCTGGCCGAGCAAAAGGCTCTCGCCGAAGATTTCGACACGTGCAAGAAGTCCGCAGACCTGATCA AGGACGGCGAGCTCTACAAGGCCGAGGACTGCGACCTCGACTACAGCAGCCGGCCGAGCCGCAGCCCCGACAGCGAGCTGCCGGACGACGAGGAGCTGTGCAgcgaggagagcagcagcagcagcagcagcagcagcggcggcagcagctcGGCGGCGCCCGGCGAGGCCGACCCGGGCCACCTCCACGCCGAGGCGGCCGAACCGGGCTGcgtcccgccccccccgccgccgccgccgccgccgccccagCAGCCGGCGGCGGGTCCCGGCGGGCCGccgcagagccagcagcaggccAAGCCCAAGCGGAAGCGGACGGGCTCGGACTCCAAGTCGGGCAAGCCCCGGCGGGCGCGGACAGCTTTCACCTACGAGCAGCTGGTGGCGCTGGAGAACAAGTTCAAGTCCACGCGGTACCTGTCGGTCTGCGAGCGCCTCAACCTGGCGCTCTCCCTCAGCCTCACCGAGACGCAGGTGAAGATCTGGTTCCAGAACCGCCGCACCAAGTGGAAGAAGCAGAACCCGGGGGCCGACACCAGCGCGCCCaccggcggtggcggcggcggcggcggggcgggaggcgggctgggcggcggggcgctagcgggggggctcagccccctcAGCCACTCGCCGCCCATGGGCAACCCGCTCTCCATGCACGGGCCCGGCAGCTACGCCGGGCACCCCGCCGGCGGGCTGGTCTGCGCCGCCCAGCTGCCCTtcctgcccagccccgccgTCCTCTCGCCCTTCGTCCTGGGCTCGCAGACTTACGGCGCTCCGGCTTTCTACACCCCGCACCTATAA